Proteins encoded by one window of Serratia nevei:
- a CDS encoding DAPG hydrolase family protein: MTHPSLLAPWGVNDINELLRPEPLRLEMGLSRSADGLLTVAVRTDLHGCKGRMLDWWFTFFETTQHINWWHPHDHVEHRGWDRHWKKGENYVGASIEAVEWLAELPPVAARLKFHAAEDFFAPQPLRQARDAQALSAAVCARIGFGDQVALDDNGDPCDGEMLHLVRDTPYGCVLRSRFLLGKACANAHDELPDDIGFNLMRHCYNEFSYLAQFLPSLYYAENGREPAPLLW, translated from the coding sequence ATGACACATCCCTCCCTGCTGGCGCCGTGGGGCGTTAACGATATCAACGAGTTGCTCAGGCCCGAACCGCTGCGGCTGGAGATGGGGCTAAGCCGCAGCGCCGACGGCCTGCTGACCGTGGCGGTTCGCACCGACCTGCACGGCTGCAAAGGGCGCATGCTGGACTGGTGGTTCACCTTCTTCGAAACGACTCAGCATATCAACTGGTGGCACCCGCACGATCACGTCGAACACCGCGGCTGGGATCGCCACTGGAAAAAGGGGGAAAACTACGTCGGCGCCAGCATCGAAGCGGTCGAGTGGTTGGCGGAGCTGCCGCCGGTCGCGGCACGCCTCAAGTTTCACGCCGCCGAGGATTTCTTCGCGCCGCAGCCTCTGCGCCAGGCGCGCGACGCGCAGGCGCTCTCCGCCGCCGTTTGCGCGCGCATCGGCTTCGGTGACCAGGTGGCGCTGGATGACAACGGCGATCCCTGCGACGGCGAGATGCTGCACCTGGTGCGCGACACGCCCTATGGCTGCGTGCTGCGCAGCCGCTTCCTGCTGGGCAAAGCCTGCGCCAACGCCCACGACGAGCTGCCGGACGACATCGGCTTTAACCTGATGCGCCACTGCTACAACGAGTTCAGCTATCTGGCGCAGTTCCTGCCGTCGCTGTACTACGCCGAAAACGGCCGCGAACCGGCGCCGTTGCTCTGGTAA
- a CDS encoding TetR/AcrR family transcriptional regulator, with product MANPNEEPLRARGRPATPETALRAALVQATLALLIDGGYAAATVDAVAKRAGVAKKTLYRFAANRDELVAQAVSGWTEAFQPAFAQDAGQRAAVAPLLEKGLQAIAQQVLSAEAVGMFRLLQSEFPGREGLLDSYQRNGIQRGRATVADWLQRQQQCGWLRERDWAQTSDLLLAMTIAEPLRQMTLGLLPPGSAIDERIAAAVALVMPGLLEEE from the coding sequence ATGGCAAACCCGAATGAAGAACCGCTGCGTGCTCGCGGCCGGCCGGCCACGCCGGAAACGGCGCTGCGCGCGGCGCTGGTTCAGGCGACGTTGGCACTGCTGATCGACGGTGGCTATGCCGCGGCGACGGTGGATGCGGTGGCGAAACGCGCCGGGGTGGCTAAAAAAACCCTGTATCGCTTTGCCGCCAACCGCGACGAACTGGTGGCGCAGGCGGTAAGCGGTTGGACCGAGGCGTTTCAGCCGGCCTTCGCCCAGGATGCCGGGCAGCGGGCGGCGGTTGCGCCGCTGTTGGAAAAAGGGCTGCAGGCCATCGCGCAGCAGGTGCTGAGTGCGGAAGCGGTGGGCATGTTCCGGCTGCTGCAAAGCGAATTTCCGGGGCGCGAGGGGCTGCTGGACAGCTACCAGCGCAACGGTATTCAGCGCGGCCGTGCGACGGTGGCGGACTGGCTGCAGCGCCAGCAGCAGTGCGGATGGCTGCGTGAGCGCGACTGGGCGCAAACCAGCGACCTGCTGTTGGCGATGACCATCGCCGAACCGCTGCGGCAGATGACGCTGGGGCTGTTGCCGCCGGGCAGCGCGATCGACGAGCGCATCGCGGCGGCGGTGGCGCTGGTGATGCCGGGTTTGCTGGAAGAGGAGTGA
- a CDS encoding ASCH domain-containing protein, which produces MATAIPQKYEHLERWAFGDTEQQADEVVQLILNGTKTATCSNLDGEGIPQAGDLFLVVDGKGEPVCAVELTAVEMKTYDQVDEAHAFAEGEGDRSLAHWRKELQRFFEEYDLFSPDMTLVLMNFKVVDKF; this is translated from the coding sequence ATGGCGACGGCAATTCCACAGAAATACGAGCACCTTGAGCGCTGGGCGTTCGGCGATACCGAGCAGCAGGCCGATGAAGTGGTGCAATTGATCCTCAATGGCACCAAAACGGCCACCTGTTCCAACCTGGACGGCGAAGGGATCCCGCAGGCCGGCGATCTGTTCCTGGTGGTGGACGGCAAAGGTGAACCGGTCTGCGCGGTTGAACTGACCGCGGTGGAAATGAAAACTTACGATCAGGTCGATGAAGCGCACGCCTTTGCCGAAGGCGAGGGCGATCGTTCGCTGGCGCATTGGCGCAAAGAGCTGCAGCGTTTCTTCGAAGAGTACGATCTGTTCTCGCCGGACATGACGCTGGTGCTGATGAATTTCAAAGTCGTCGACAAGTTCTAA
- a CDS encoding C39 family peptidase: MRAVPYECQWASPELAADLIAGRMTLAQDENWARSGARDRAEYVEWANHVCGMACLKMVLSHRDGEAPPLLELARRSLPYGAYVREGERIKGLIYAPFVEYVREQFALQAEVKVGLEAAELSALLSQYRYFIASVHPSIRRPESLPPQRGGHLVLITAADTQSVTFHNPSGDSPATREQVQLPLNRFTPFFAGRGIAIA, from the coding sequence ATGCGCGCCGTTCCCTACGAATGCCAGTGGGCAAGCCCGGAGCTGGCGGCCGATCTGATCGCCGGCCGCATGACGCTGGCGCAAGACGAGAATTGGGCGCGCAGCGGCGCCCGCGATCGGGCGGAGTACGTCGAGTGGGCCAACCACGTATGCGGCATGGCCTGCCTGAAAATGGTGCTGAGCCACCGCGACGGCGAAGCGCCACCGCTGCTGGAGCTGGCGCGGCGCAGCCTGCCTTACGGTGCCTATGTGCGCGAGGGGGAGCGGATAAAAGGGCTGATTTACGCGCCGTTCGTCGAGTACGTGCGCGAGCAGTTTGCGCTGCAAGCGGAGGTGAAGGTGGGGCTGGAGGCCGCCGAGTTATCGGCGCTGCTTAGCCAATACCGCTACTTTATCGCCTCGGTGCACCCCTCCATTCGCCGGCCCGAGAGCCTGCCGCCACAGCGGGGCGGGCATCTGGTGCTGATCACCGCCGCCGATACGCAAAGCGTGACCTTTCACAATCCTTCGGGCGACAGCCCGGCGACGCGCGAGCAGGTACAGCTGCCGCTCAACCGCTTCACCCCTTTCTTTGCCGGCCGCGGCATCGCCATCGCATAA
- the yniD gene encoding small membrane protein YniD, with product MGNKLSKMVVVLLLICLALLLLRWAAIAFG from the coding sequence ATGGGCAACAAACTCAGTAAAATGGTCGTGGTGCTGCTGCTGATCTGCCTGGCGTTGCTGCTGTTGCGTTGGGCGGCGATCGCCTTCGGTTAA
- the pckA gene encoding phosphoenolpyruvate carboxykinase (ATP) — MSSRAVTPQTLARYGIHQAADVVYNPSYELLFAEETRADLPPLERGTLTQLGAVNVATGEFTGRSPKDKYIVRDDTTRDTVWWSDNGTGKNDNQPLSPEVWQHLKTLVGNQLSGKRLFVVDAFCGANADTRLKVRFITEVAWQAHFVKNMFIRPSDAELANFEPDFVVMNGAKCTNPDWQQQGLHSENFVAFNLTERMQLIGGTWYGGEMKKGLFSIMNYLLPLKGIASMHCSANVGEQGDVAVFFGLSGTGKTTLSTDPKRQLIGDDEHGWDDDGVFNFEGGCYAKTIKLSPQAEPEIYQAIRRDALLENVTVLADGSIDFDDASKTENTRVSYPIYHIENIVKPVSKAGHARKIIFLTADAFGVLPPVSRLTPEQTQYHFLSGFTAKLAGTERGITAPTPTFSACFGAAFLTLHPTQYAEVLVKRMEAAGAQAYLVNTGWNGSGKRISIKDTRGIIDAILNGDIEQAETFTLPIFGLAVPTALPGVDPSILDPRKTYADESLWQEKAQDLAQRFIDNFAKYTVTPAGEKLVNAGPKR; from the coding sequence ATGTCTTCACGCGCTGTTACCCCACAAACCCTCGCTCGCTACGGCATTCATCAGGCCGCCGACGTCGTCTATAACCCCAGCTATGAATTACTGTTCGCCGAAGAGACCCGCGCCGACCTGCCGCCGCTGGAACGCGGCACCCTCACCCAGCTGGGCGCGGTCAACGTCGCAACCGGTGAATTCACCGGCCGTTCGCCGAAGGACAAATACATCGTGCGCGACGACACCACGCGCGATACCGTCTGGTGGTCGGACAACGGCACCGGCAAGAACGACAACCAGCCGCTCTCCCCGGAAGTCTGGCAGCATCTGAAAACGCTGGTGGGCAACCAGCTCTCCGGCAAGCGTTTGTTCGTGGTGGACGCCTTCTGCGGCGCCAACGCCGACACGCGCCTGAAAGTGCGCTTCATCACCGAGGTGGCCTGGCAGGCGCACTTCGTGAAAAACATGTTTATTCGCCCGAGCGACGCCGAACTGGCAAACTTCGAGCCGGACTTCGTGGTGATGAACGGCGCCAAATGCACCAACCCGGACTGGCAGCAGCAAGGGCTGCATTCGGAGAACTTCGTCGCCTTCAACCTGACGGAACGCATGCAGCTGATCGGCGGCACCTGGTACGGCGGCGAGATGAAGAAAGGCCTGTTCTCGATCATGAACTACCTGCTGCCGCTGAAGGGCATCGCCTCGATGCACTGCTCGGCCAACGTCGGCGAGCAAGGCGATGTGGCGGTGTTCTTCGGCCTGTCCGGCACCGGCAAAACCACCCTCTCCACCGATCCGAAGCGTCAGCTGATCGGCGATGACGAGCACGGCTGGGACGACGACGGCGTGTTCAACTTCGAAGGCGGCTGCTACGCCAAGACCATCAAGCTGTCGCCGCAGGCGGAGCCGGAAATCTATCAGGCGATCCGCCGCGATGCGCTGCTGGAAAACGTCACCGTGCTGGCCGACGGCAGCATCGACTTCGACGACGCCAGCAAAACCGAGAACACCCGCGTCTCCTATCCGATTTATCACATCGAGAACATCGTCAAACCGGTGTCCAAAGCCGGCCATGCGCGCAAGATCATCTTCCTGACCGCCGACGCCTTCGGCGTACTGCCGCCGGTATCGCGCCTGACGCCTGAGCAGACCCAGTACCACTTCCTGTCCGGCTTCACCGCCAAGCTGGCCGGCACCGAGCGCGGCATCACCGCGCCGACGCCGACCTTCTCCGCCTGCTTCGGCGCCGCGTTCCTGACGCTGCACCCGACGCAGTATGCCGAAGTGCTGGTGAAACGCATGGAGGCCGCCGGCGCCCAGGCTTACCTGGTCAACACCGGCTGGAACGGCAGCGGCAAACGTATCTCGATCAAAGACACGCGCGGCATCATCGACGCCATTCTAAATGGCGACATTGAGCAGGCCGAGACATTCACGCTGCCGATCTTCGGGCTGGCAGTGCCGACCGCGCTGCCGGGCGTCGATCCGTCGATTCTCGATCCGCGCAAAACCTATGCCGACGAATCGCTGTGGCAGGAGAAGGCGCAGGATCTGGCGCAGCGCTTTATCGATAACTTCGCCAAATATACCGTCACCCCGGCGGGCGAAAAACTGGTGAACGCCGGGCCTAAACGGTAA
- a CDS encoding 2-hydroxycarboxylate transporter family protein produces MKQINAELACDKNTASSESSGLINQLRQIDIGAVPIALFITICAIVAISAYANFLPKNMIGGLAVIMTLGFALAQLGKSIPVLRDIGGPAILCLMVPSVLVYFNVFQPNVMGTVHLLMKDANLLYFVIASLVVGSILGMNRVILIQGMIRMFVPLVVGTVTAVIIGLLVGKLFGFTFYHTFFFIIVPIIGGGIGEGILPLSLAYSAILGATPDVYVAQLAPAAVLGNIFAIVTAGVLARIGMQRKALSGDGMLIRSAQENAMFAIKEQSGNVDFQLMGGGLLVICAFFIVGGLFEHIVHIPGPVLMILFAVLCKYCRVIPASMETGAHSFYKFVSTALVWPLMIGLGMLYVPLESVVAVFSVGYVVVCGSVVLSMGLVSFLIAPYLKMFPVEAAIVTCCHSGLGGTGDVAILSASNRMGLMPFAQIATRIGGASTVIGATLLLGWLV; encoded by the coding sequence ATGAAACAGATAAATGCAGAACTGGCCTGTGATAAAAATACGGCATCGTCCGAATCCTCAGGATTAATTAATCAACTTCGTCAAATAGATATCGGTGCGGTACCGATCGCGCTGTTTATCACGATTTGCGCGATCGTGGCGATTTCCGCCTATGCCAACTTCCTGCCGAAGAATATGATCGGCGGCCTGGCGGTGATAATGACGCTGGGCTTTGCGCTGGCGCAGTTGGGAAAAAGCATTCCCGTGCTGCGCGATATCGGCGGGCCGGCCATTCTGTGTTTGATGGTGCCGTCGGTGCTGGTCTATTTCAATGTCTTCCAGCCTAACGTCATGGGCACCGTCCATTTGCTGATGAAAGACGCCAACCTGCTGTATTTCGTCATCGCCAGTCTGGTGGTCGGCAGCATTCTCGGCATGAATCGGGTGATCCTGATCCAGGGGATGATTCGCATGTTCGTGCCCTTGGTGGTCGGTACGGTGACGGCGGTGATCATCGGGCTGCTGGTGGGCAAGCTGTTCGGTTTTACCTTCTATCACACCTTCTTCTTCATCATCGTGCCGATCATCGGCGGCGGCATCGGCGAGGGGATTTTACCGCTGTCGCTGGCCTATTCGGCGATCCTGGGAGCGACGCCGGACGTCTACGTCGCGCAGCTGGCGCCGGCGGCGGTGCTGGGCAATATCTTCGCCATCGTGACCGCCGGGGTGCTGGCTCGCATTGGCATGCAGCGCAAGGCACTGAGCGGCGACGGCATGCTGATCCGCTCGGCGCAGGAGAACGCGATGTTCGCCATCAAGGAGCAAAGCGGCAACGTCGATTTCCAACTGATGGGCGGCGGTCTGCTGGTGATCTGCGCCTTCTTTATCGTCGGTGGCCTGTTCGAACACATCGTGCATATTCCCGGCCCGGTGCTGATGATCCTGTTCGCGGTGTTGTGTAAGTACTGCCGGGTGATCCCAGCCTCGATGGAAACCGGCGCGCACAGTTTCTACAAGTTCGTCTCCACGGCGCTGGTGTGGCCGCTGATGATCGGTCTGGGCATGCTGTACGTACCGCTGGAAAGCGTGGTGGCGGTGTTCTCGGTCGGTTATGTGGTGGTCTGCGGCTCGGTGGTGCTGTCGATGGGGCTGGTCAGTTTCCTGATTGCGCCTTACCTGAAGATGTTCCCGGTGGAAGCGGCGATCGTCACCTGTTGCCACAGCGGCCTGGGCGGCACCGGTGACGTGGCGATCCTGTCGGCGTCGAACCGCATGGGGCTAATGCCGTTCGCCCAAATCGCCACGCGCATCGGCGGCGCTTCCACGGTCATCGGGGCGACGCTACTGCTCGGTTGGTTAGTCTGA
- a CDS encoding YebV family protein, translating into MSKTVVKIGSFEVDDAHLHAGADRAGTLSIPCKSDPDLCMQLDGWDEHTSIPAILNGKQSLLYKQHYDRQADAWVMRLA; encoded by the coding sequence ATGAGCAAAACCGTCGTAAAAATTGGCAGCTTCGAGGTCGATGACGCGCATCTTCACGCCGGCGCCGACCGCGCCGGCACCCTGAGCATTCCCTGCAAGTCCGATCCGGACCTGTGTATGCAGCTCGACGGCTGGGATGAACACACCAGCATTCCGGCGATCCTCAACGGCAAACAGTCGCTGCTGTACAAGCAGCACTACGATCGGCAGGCGGACGCCTGGGTGATGCGGCTGGCATGA
- a CDS encoding GFA family protein, producing the protein MENPSYSGGCLCGHIRFQAHGLPGNPHSCSCDFCRRHSGAPTLCWVEFPRQAIEWNGPGGIPTLYRSSPYSSRAFCPRCGSTLGAIDDEPTVALATGSFDRADLPELRPTSHAFADVCPEWWRIDGRR; encoded by the coding sequence ATGGAAAACCCCAGCTATAGCGGCGGCTGCCTGTGCGGGCATATTCGCTTTCAGGCGCACGGCCTGCCTGGCAATCCGCACAGCTGTTCCTGCGATTTTTGCCGCCGCCACTCCGGCGCGCCGACGCTCTGCTGGGTCGAATTTCCGCGTCAGGCCATCGAGTGGAACGGCCCGGGCGGCATACCCACACTCTACCGTTCTTCACCCTATTCCAGCCGCGCCTTTTGCCCGCGCTGCGGCAGCACGCTGGGGGCGATCGACGACGAACCGACGGTGGCGCTGGCCACCGGCAGCTTCGATCGGGCCGATCTACCGGAGCTGCGCCCGACCTCACATGCGTTCGCCGATGTTTGCCCCGAATGGTGGCGTATCGACGGCAGGCGCTGA
- a CDS encoding MFS transporter, translating into MNQQTLDARRSRQALLAGSVGNFIEWYEFGVYGFLATVIAANFFTLQGENEITSLILTYAAFALAFFCRPIGAVIFGRIGDRIGRRPTLIAVLLLMTLATALIGVMPTYASIGVAAPLLLTLLRMFQGLFAGGEFGGAVSLMTEFAPKGKRGLFGAWQSLTVALGLLAGAGLVALLAALLSAQQLHDWGWRIPFLLALPMGAVALWLRLKLEETPTFTQAQQHAEHAAAPPEAKLGGVVKTILIGIGRMMGWSAAGYTFLVVMPSYLQTSLHATFQQALVATVLANVGFALTILPAGIISDKLGRKTVMLTAVAAVILFTFPLLHLLQDAQSSLWAKGLAVMIAGAVVGLLAGPGPAMLAEMFPTRVRYTGLGLAYSLSNAVFSGSAGLIITGLIKQTGNIDIPAYYVVATSVVSLFALMTLRRDDHLRSLNER; encoded by the coding sequence ATGAATCAACAGACTCTCGACGCGCGCCGCTCGCGTCAGGCGTTACTGGCCGGCTCGGTCGGCAACTTTATCGAATGGTACGAGTTCGGGGTGTACGGGTTCCTGGCCACCGTTATCGCCGCCAATTTTTTCACGCTGCAGGGTGAAAACGAAATCACCAGCCTGATCCTCACCTACGCCGCCTTCGCGCTGGCGTTCTTCTGTCGGCCGATCGGCGCGGTGATCTTCGGTCGCATCGGCGATCGCATCGGCCGTCGCCCGACGCTGATTGCGGTTCTGCTGCTGATGACGCTGGCCACCGCGCTGATCGGCGTCATGCCGACCTATGCCTCGATCGGCGTCGCCGCCCCGCTGCTGCTGACGCTGCTGCGCATGTTTCAGGGGCTGTTCGCCGGCGGCGAATTCGGCGGCGCCGTGTCGCTGATGACCGAGTTCGCCCCGAAGGGCAAGCGTGGGCTGTTCGGCGCCTGGCAGTCGCTGACCGTCGCGCTCGGCCTGCTGGCCGGCGCTGGGCTGGTGGCGCTGCTGGCCGCGCTGCTCAGCGCGCAGCAGCTGCATGACTGGGGCTGGCGCATTCCTTTCCTGCTGGCGCTGCCGATGGGCGCCGTGGCGCTGTGGCTGCGGCTCAAGCTCGAGGAAACGCCCACGTTCACCCAGGCGCAGCAACATGCGGAACACGCCGCCGCGCCACCGGAAGCGAAGCTGGGCGGCGTGGTGAAAACCATTCTGATCGGCATCGGCCGCATGATGGGCTGGTCGGCCGCCGGCTATACCTTCCTGGTGGTGATGCCTTCCTATTTGCAAACTTCATTGCACGCCACCTTCCAGCAGGCGCTGGTGGCGACGGTGCTGGCCAACGTCGGCTTCGCCCTGACCATTCTGCCGGCGGGCATCATCAGCGACAAACTGGGGCGTAAAACGGTGATGCTGACGGCGGTGGCGGCGGTGATCCTGTTCACCTTCCCGCTGCTGCACCTGTTGCAGGATGCGCAGAGTTCACTGTGGGCCAAAGGGCTGGCGGTCATGATCGCCGGTGCCGTGGTCGGCCTGCTGGCCGGCCCTGGCCCGGCGATGCTGGCGGAGATGTTCCCGACCCGGGTGCGCTATACCGGCTTGGGGCTGGCTTACTCGCTGTCCAATGCGGTGTTTTCCGGCTCGGCCGGGCTGATTATCACCGGCCTCATCAAACAGACCGGTAATATCGACATTCCCGCCTACTACGTGGTCGCCACCTCGGTGGTCAGCCTGTTTGCGCTGATGACGCTGCGCCGCGACGACCATCTGCGCTCGCTGAACGAACGTTAA
- a CDS encoding spore coat protein U domain-containing protein encodes MSRQVKILLAALLLLCGQRALADCATTNGTVTLPSSNSFAVYNGQISAQGTAGLNCTGLGLNLLTQNTVTVKIASTTNNMALLNGNGSGDKISYLIYPDANYQYPYSVGQTIDYSSLNLLSLILISSNVNFPVYIKTVAGANVSAGTYTDTINLVWNYHICGLGLIGLCIWWDGTNQPSTVTITAVITKSCLINTANNVNFGSMALVGQFNPINQSITLTCTKSQSYSSYFTNGNNPITGWRQMLSGTSNFLQYQIYLPNTSTVWSSTNAQSGTGTGLAQSIPFTAAINPAQTEVPVGTYQDNVSYVVTY; translated from the coding sequence ATGTCTCGGCAAGTGAAAATTCTTTTGGCGGCGCTGCTGCTGCTGTGCGGGCAACGCGCGCTGGCGGACTGCGCCACCACCAACGGCACGGTGACTCTGCCCAGCAGCAACTCCTTCGCCGTCTACAACGGCCAGATCAGCGCCCAGGGTACCGCCGGGCTCAACTGTACCGGGCTGGGGCTCAATCTGTTGACGCAAAACACCGTCACGGTCAAGATCGCCTCCACCACCAACAATATGGCCCTGCTGAACGGCAACGGCTCCGGCGATAAAATTTCCTATCTCATCTACCCGGATGCCAACTACCAATACCCCTACAGCGTCGGCCAGACCATCGACTACAGCTCGCTGAACCTGCTGTCGCTGATCCTGATCTCTTCCAACGTCAACTTTCCGGTGTACATCAAAACGGTGGCGGGTGCGAACGTCAGCGCCGGCACCTATACCGACACCATCAATCTGGTGTGGAACTACCATATTTGCGGCCTGGGCCTGATAGGGCTGTGTATCTGGTGGGACGGCACCAACCAACCCAGCACCGTGACCATCACCGCAGTCATCACCAAAAGCTGCCTGATCAATACCGCCAATAACGTCAACTTCGGCAGCATGGCGCTGGTGGGGCAATTCAACCCGATCAACCAGAGCATCACCCTGACCTGCACCAAATCCCAGTCATACAGCTCCTACTTTACCAACGGCAACAACCCCATCACCGGTTGGCGGCAAATGCTCAGCGGCACCAGCAACTTCCTGCAGTATCAGATCTACCTGCCCAACACCAGCACCGTGTGGAGCAGCACCAACGCGCAAAGCGGCACCGGCACCGGCCTGGCGCAAAGCATTCCCTTTACCGCCGCCATCAATCCGGCGCAGACCGAAGTGCCGGTCGGTACCTATCAGGATAACGTCAGCTATGTCGTGACCTATTAG
- a CDS encoding serralysin family metalloprotease has translation MSSSNASVKAEGVLALLGAYKPDEDDSITVLHPSKTFENAGLELVRGDRSWHDKGVTDTPVSLTFSFWEKAPSNMSSMGISGFSSFNAEQREQAKLSLQSWSDVANVTFTETSNTAAANIKFGLFDYSSRGSYAFAYNPDTSPSVAGQTWYNAKNHTFVNNQIHENEYGRQTFTHEIGHALGLQHPGDYNAAPGVSITYGKDATYFEDSRAHSVMSYFSESNTGQDFKGAYSSGPLLNDITAIQHFYGANMNTRTGDTIYGFNSNTDRDFLTATGAQDKIIFTAWDAGGNDTFDFSGFGQNQRINLNEKAFSDVGGLKGNVSIAAGVTIENAIGGSGNDVLVGNAADNVLKGGAGDDVLYGGKGADQLWGGAGKDTFVYFAADESTAAAPDWIRDFVRGEDKIDLTLFNTGSADGIRFVDQFSGKAGEAMLSYDAQSHVSDVAINLGGAFGASDFLVKVVGQPLDAGDFVLA, from the coding sequence ATGTCATCAAGCAATGCTTCCGTTAAGGCCGAAGGCGTATTAGCCCTGCTGGGCGCTTATAAACCCGATGAAGACGACAGCATTACCGTGCTTCATCCGTCGAAAACGTTCGAAAACGCCGGCCTGGAGCTGGTGCGCGGCGATCGCAGTTGGCACGACAAGGGCGTGACCGACACGCCGGTCTCCCTGACCTTCAGCTTCTGGGAAAAGGCGCCGAGCAACATGTCGAGCATGGGCATCAGCGGCTTCAGCAGCTTTAACGCCGAACAGCGCGAGCAGGCCAAACTGTCGTTGCAGTCATGGTCCGACGTGGCCAACGTCACCTTTACCGAAACCAGCAACACCGCCGCCGCCAACATCAAATTCGGCCTGTTCGACTACAGCTCGCGCGGCTCCTATGCCTTTGCGTATAACCCGGATACCTCGCCTTCGGTTGCCGGGCAAACCTGGTATAACGCCAAGAACCACACCTTCGTCAACAACCAGATCCATGAGAACGAGTACGGTCGCCAGACCTTCACCCATGAAATCGGCCATGCGCTGGGGCTGCAGCATCCGGGCGACTATAACGCCGCGCCGGGCGTCAGCATCACCTACGGCAAGGACGCAACCTATTTCGAGGACAGCCGCGCCCACAGCGTGATGAGCTATTTCAGCGAAAGCAACACCGGGCAGGACTTTAAAGGCGCGTACTCTTCCGGGCCGCTGCTCAACGACATTACGGCGATCCAGCATTTCTACGGCGCCAACATGAACACCCGCACCGGCGATACGATCTACGGCTTCAATTCCAATACCGATCGCGACTTCCTCACCGCTACCGGCGCGCAGGACAAGATTATTTTCACCGCCTGGGATGCCGGCGGTAACGACACCTTCGACTTCTCCGGCTTTGGCCAGAATCAGCGCATCAACCTGAATGAAAAAGCGTTCTCGGACGTTGGCGGCCTGAAAGGCAACGTGTCCATCGCCGCAGGCGTAACGATTGAAAATGCCATCGGCGGATCGGGCAACGATGTGCTGGTGGGCAACGCCGCCGACAACGTGCTCAAGGGCGGCGCGGGCGATGATGTGCTGTATGGCGGCAAAGGGGCGGATCAGCTGTGGGGCGGCGCCGGCAAGGACACCTTCGTCTATTTCGCGGCGGATGAATCGACGGCGGCGGCACCGGATTGGATCCGCGACTTCGTGCGCGGTGAAGACAAGATCGATCTGACGCTGTTCAACACCGGCAGCGCGGACGGCATTCGCTTCGTCGATCAGTTCAGCGGCAAGGCGGGTGAAGCGATGTTGAGCTATGACGCGCAAAGTCACGTCAGCGACGTGGCGATCAACCTGGGCGGCGCTTTTGGCGCCAGCGATTTCCTGGTGAAAGTGGTGGGGCAGCCGCTGGATGCCGGCGATTTCGTGTTGGCGTAA